One window from the genome of Malus domestica chromosome 01, GDT2T_hap1 encodes:
- the LOC103430947 gene encoding hexose carrier protein HEX6-like translates to MAVGLAIAGEAGQYNSRMTLFVIISCMMAAIGGVIFGYDIGISGGVTSMEPFLKKFFPEVNIKMKSDTKISNYCKFDSELWTSFTSSLYISGLVASLFASLVTRAYGRKPSILAGGAAFLASSALNGAAMNIYMLILGHLLLGVGIGFGNQAVPLYLSEMAPPKYRGAINNGFQFSFGIGVLSANLINYGSEKIKGGWVWRISLAMAAVPASMLTPGALFLPETPNSLIQHNADHQTAKQMLQRIRGVDDVQAELVDLIKANHISKNIKHPFKKILERKYRPQLVMAIAIPFFQQVTGINVISAVLFEQLG, encoded by the exons ATGGCAGTTGGGTTAGCAATAGCAGGTGAAGCGGGGCAATACAACAGCAGGATGACACTGTTCGTCATCATCTCTTGCATGATGGCAGCCATAGGAGGTGTAATTTTCGGCTACGACATTGGAATTTCAGGCGGCGTGACATCAATGGAGCCGTTTCTTAAAAAATTCTTCCCTGAAGTAAACATTAAGATGAAATCAGACACCAAAATCAGCAACTACTGTAAATTCGACAGTGAACTGTGGACCTCCTTCACATCCTCACTCTACATATCTGGTCTTGTAGCTTCCCTTTTTGCCAGTTTGGTCACAAGGGCTTACGGCCGCAAGCCTTCAATCCTTGCCGGTGGAGCTGCATTCCTTGCCAGCTCAGCTCTAAACGGCGCAGCTATGAACATCTACATGCTCATCCTCGGCCACTTATTGCTTGGAGTTGGTATTGGTTTTGGAAATCAG GCTGTTCCATTGTACCTTTCGGAAATGGCACCACCAAAATACAGAGGAGCAATTAACAATGGCTTCCAATTTAGCTTCGGCATTGGCGTATTATCAGCTAACCTCATCAACTACGGCTCTGAGAAGATCAAAGGGGGTTGGGTGTGGCGAATCTCCCTAGCCATGGCTGCAGTCCCTGCCTCAATGCTAACACCGGGAGCACTTTTCCTTCCCGAAACACCTAACAGCCTAATCCAGCATAACGCGGATCACCAAACAGCCAAGCAAATGCTACAACGTATTAGAGGTGTCGATGATGTCCAAGCAGAACTCGTTGATCTGATCAAAGCAAACCACATATCGAAAAACATCAAACACCCTTTCAAGAAAATCCTGGAGAGAAAGTATAGGCCTCAGCTTGTGATGGCAATAGCCATACCATTTTTTCAGCAAGTGACAGGGATCAATGTCATATCCGCGGTACTTTTCGAACAATTGGGTTGA